TTCATTTAATGTATGTTACTGCACAAAAATAAACGTACAAGATCACGAAAACAAATATATCCACTCCCTGTGACACCATTCATACCTTTAAACACTAATTAAAAACatcttctggccaggcatggtggcatgcacctgtaatcccagcactctgggaggctgagatgggaggattgcttgaggccaggagttcaagaccagcctgggcaacatagcaagaccctaacaaatacttataaatttaaaaaaaaaaatcttcctagaTTCAAGGCAAATACAACACTTAATTtggtgaaaaaaaatgtatttaatattaagCTCTCAGTATATTAATATGGAGAGATTTGCTGAGTTATAGAAAGAAATTACCTAATATCTTAGGTGAAAACTATACAGTacattcttttcttgaagaacatTATCTGGTAATCCCACCTGCTCCTAAGAAAAAGCTAGAAAAGAGGCTGGCTAAGTCCCTAGCAGCTGTAAATAGCATGCTCTGTGCAATACTGGAATGCAACTGTTATAAAgctaagagaaaaataaggaaacagtAACCGGTTACGAATTCTTCAAATGCACCTCAGCATAGACAACTGGGTGGCCCAATCTTTTGTGAGGATGGTTTTGTCAGGTGAATGGAGAGCCTCTAACATGCTTTTCACACACAAAGGTGGCAGCcttcattttgcttttccttccccTATACTACATTGCTCTAGTTTTTCTAAAATTCTCATAATCCTCTAGTGgtatttactgaatttattcTCTTATTTAGATTTGTAAGTAACTATAAAActaacatacacaaaaaaagagaaaggctcCTTGCATGGAATACAGAAAGCAGAGTTATGTAATGGATGCTCATTAGCAACCAGTTATACAGATAgattcaaaaatgtaaataaaaaccaagATTAAAACACAAAACTGAGTTTGACCAATTACTATGTGACCCTTGCAACAGAAACAGATAAGAAACCAACAGTGAAACATATTACATAATTTAGCCATGGGAAAAACAGCTGTAGAGCAGCCCATGGAAGAAGCACATTAGTATACCACAATGTTAGtacaaaacatttccaaaatgaaTCTTGATGCTTGATATGCAAATGCTGTCAACACAATTCTTTAGACTTAGGATCACACAGGCCAAAAAACTGATTTGTTTTAATGGCAAAAAAGGGGACACCAGTTGTTATGCACAACACCACAGAAGCACTGGGTTTAAAGtcatatatatgtttaaacacattttttttttctattgcccaACAGGCTCTGAGGCAGTGTTGAGACAAAAGACTAAACCTCACACTCAGTAAAACAGAAATGTCAAACCAGGATCAAGGAGAGCAGCAtaacagagaggttaagagagCAGGTTCTGGTGTCACAAAGACCTAAGTTAAAACCCCAAGGCACAAATTACTGTGCAACCTTGAACAAATCATTTCACCCGagtcaatttcctcatttgtaaaatggagataatacttcATTCAGCCATTGTGAGATTTAAACAAGGTGATTCACATAAAGCCCTACCTAGCCTCTATAACTGGCACAGAATACACAGGTAAGTAgtaatcatcaccatcatcatgagCAGACTGTAAAATTAGCACAATTACTATCTCAAATAAAACCAAGAGTTTCCTGGTAgccagagaaaaaaagacaatcacagttcgaatccagcctgggcaacatagtgagaccttgtctcttgggggggaaaaaaaaggaagaagaaagaagacattcacataTACTAATATAAATGTGGCTTTTCTTCCCACATTACAGAACATTCTGTGTCCTCCTCCCTAATAAAGAATAACTCAGACTAATTCTGTACAACTATATACAGGAAAGTCTTCAATATAGAACTTCTTAATTAGGAAggacaattttgtttctttttttttttttttttttttttttgagacagggtctttgtccCCAAGGTTGAAgtgcaccatctcagctcattgcaatctccacctcccaggctcaagggatcctcacaggctcaaggaatcctcccacctcaggcctcccgaggagctgggaccacaggtgcacaccaccacgccctgctaatttttgtattttttgtaaggacggggtttcaccaggttgcccaggctagtctcgaactcttgggctcaagtcatctgcccaccttggcctcctaaagtgctgggattacaggcatgagccaccatgcctggtcaaaagGATAATTTTCAATGAGATCTGGATTTATGATCTAACTGGTTTGGGGAGGTACAGTTGGTATTGTggggggtgttttgtttttttgtttttttgtttgtaaatgaGGAATTTAGGAGAGAGGTAGAGGAAGAAAAAGTCTTCAAACCATTCAACACACCATTATTCAGTAGAGAAAAACAATAGAAGATTGATTGTTAACATTATGTCATAATTGATTTAGAAAATGAAGACACGAAAATCAGGTAAAATGTTTTAACTCAGACATAAAAGAAGAACCAATATAACTGACAGTAAGGTTAAAGTAACcaaactaatttaaaaacaaaatccaagaaagggaaggtgaaaaaaatcaattattccCATAGTTTAAGTAACAAATATCTATTCTGTCCTTTTAAGATCATGGCTTAAATTTCCCATTTGCAACCAACTATCTTTGCCTGCTCTTCCGAAGGTGCCACTAGCTTGAATGTATGCCTTTAACTTGGACTATCTTCTTAACCAAATACATCAttctgattaaagaaaaaaagaaaatcttgtacattattatttttctagaattCATGGGGAAATATTAGTAATTCCAACATTTAaagaatacatttcaaaaaaatactGTGGTAATTCTGAAGGAAAAAGAGCTCCTCATGAAAATAAATCCATCAAGAAAAATTGTTCAAGGTCAATCAAGcacaaatttcaaaataatacaaattttgaaattttgagtaGGGGCAGGATTAAGGAGCTGTGAGGTGAAAAACGAAATTCTCAAGGTAAAAAGATACAGAAGTGAAGAAAAGACTTCCGCAAGAAGTACAAACTAGTGTCATCAATTCATGAGTAAACGTGCAAAATTCTAAGTAATAAAAAACTCATGCAATAGCTCACCTGTATCAATATTGGGAAATTTAGCAATAGAAAGACTTTTAGGGGCATTTCCAAACATTCCAACATATCTTTCTGTATTACAGATATTACTGCAAAATGAAAGAAGTTAGATGCTCTAATTAACAACTTAGTGGTGAAAGAATGACACCCCCAAAAGAAGCTGTGTCACCTAGAGATactggacattttctttttactatttaagAAACCAGAAGAACCTCCTgcttttaaatgcaaatttacCAATCTTCAAAACACATTCTGCTCTAttcctttatataaaaattactgcaatgtggccgggcgcggtggctcacgcctgtaatcacagcactttgggagaccgaggcaggcggatcacgaggtcaggagatcgagaccatcctggctaacatggtgaaaccccgtctctactaaaaatataaaaaattagccaggcatggtggtaggcgcctgtagtctcagctactcgggaggctgaggcaggagaatggcgtgaacccaggaggcggagcttgcagtcagtggagatcgtgccaccgcattccagcctgggcgacagaaggagactccgtctcaaaaaaaaaaattactacaatGAGATCCTGTTCTAAAGAGGACATCACTCAACCAGAAAAATGGAATTAGGACAACCATATGCTCTTTGAGTATGTTCAGATCATCATATCCAGTGAGCTGTCACTAGGTACATATCACCTTCTCCTCTCTCAGAGGAGAGACTACTACCAGTGATCAAAATTCTATTTGAAGAAGGAAAACTTGGTTTTGAGGACTATCAGGTCACGAAAGATTACATACACATTTCAATACCCGCACATGCACTAGCATCATAATAATTCAAAAACTCAGCATCCCTTGGTTTTCAAATAACACTATTTGAAATAGTGGAAACATTTCACTGGAAACATTCAGAACTTCAATAATAATAGTACGAGTTGCTATTTACCTGTTCATTATATGGTCAAACGaacaaataacacaatgcaaGAAATGATGTGCTGTATAATTTCTCACCTTGGAACAGTGAGAGTTGACGAAGACATACTTCAATTTAATGTATCGGATGACCAAGGtggaaaaaaagaacactttaaaCTGAAAGagtcaagaaataaataagccCCAATAGAGGGATTGATCCCACTGTTAAAGGTTCAAGCTTTCTGCCAAAATCACACTTGGTTTGGGCAACTGTAACTGTTGTCAGATAAAGGTAAACAAATAGTGAAGAAGGCTATGGGACATACAGCCTCTTCACAAAAGGCTGGCTAACTGCTAGTCTTTCCAAGttacatattaataattttaatttaaaacaacaacaacaacaacaacacttttCTAGCTAAGAGAAGTCACATCCAAAATGGGTGATTTTTTTGGCGATACTTAGTTTACCCCAACCCTTACCCTCAAAGGCAGACCTCAATCTTCCCCGTAAGTTGCCAGGCAAGCAGGAACAGAAGATATAGAAAATGTACTTCGATCTTTGAAAGGCCAGTGTGGATGTAAGGAGAAGGAAAATGACTGCACTGGGTTTACAAAAGCTATTTACATGTTTTCCAAATGCCTGTGATTAAAGTCAACCAAATGGCATGGCATCAGCCAGCCCCTACCTTCACCTAACCACTGAGAACCCAGACAATGAAGGCGGCAGACCCCTCAAGCACAGAGGCCCCACACacggaaccaaaaaaaaaaaaaaaaaaaaagtgtcatgcACAGAAATTACACAGCCTACTTTTTGATAACGGTAAAAGTAAGTGACGGCAGTCTTGTGCTTTAAAATAACCTAGTAGCACTTACTAGTTCAATCCATCCCCAAATCCACGCCACCCTTTCAACTTTGCAattaagagagagaaggagaaatccCGGTCAACTCGCCTTGGGGGGTTGGTCTGAGGGTAGAGGGCTCAAGTAGGGAAGAGGATGAAGACAGAAAGAGCAAGCCAATGAAAGAGACCAAAATTTCCCACCTTTCTTAAATTCTTCCAGCATAGCGTCCAACTTGGTGTCATTGAAAACAAAGTGCAAGGGGTGGTTATAAAATTTGGTGATGGTTTTCAGGGGAGTACAGTCATCTGGATCCACGAAGGCCAAGTCTTTGACAAACAGCAGGTCCACGATATTGGAGCGCTCCCCCTCAAACACTGGAATGCGGGTGTAGCCGCTCTCCATGATCTCAGACATGGTGTTGAAGTCCAGGATGGCTTCGCCAGTGATCATGAAGCAGTCTCGGAGTGGGGTCATCACGTCCTCCACCGTCTTGGTGCGGAGCTCCAGCGCCCCTTGGATGATGTTCAGTTCCTCCTTAACGAGGTCGTTGTAGGGGTCGGTGACCCGGAGCATCTCCAGCAGTTTTTCCCGGTTATAGACGGTGCCTATCTCCTGGCCTAGGACGCAGTCCAGCAGCTTGCTGACCGGGTAGGAAGCGGGGAAGGTCATCATCATGAAAAACTTGGTGAGGAAGATGGTGTTGGCCCCCACAGCCAGGCCGTGGCGGGAGCAGATGGCCTGGGGCACAATCTCCCCGAAGATGACGATGCCGATGGTGGAGACCACCACGGCCACGAGGCCAGAGCCGGCGATGTCGTCGAGCAGGATGGTGAGCGTGGTGTTGACCAGCACGTTGCCCAGCAGCAGTGAGCACAGCAGGTAGTTGCCCTGCCTGCGCACCGGCTCGATGCGCTTGGCGTAATTCTTCTCCTTCTCCGTGCCGCAGTTCTGCACGATGCGCAGCTCCATCGGGTCCAGGGCCATGAGCCCCAGGTTGAGGCCACTGAACATGCCCGACAGGCACAGCAGCAGCGAAATGAAGATCACCTGCAGCCAGAAGGGCAGCAGGAACTTCTTCTCTTCGCCTACGATCATCTTGGTGTCCTCGCCGTCGTGGTAAATCCAGGTGGTCTCGGCCCACGGGGGCGGCGGGAGCCCGGCCACCCCAGAGCCGCCCTTGCCCCCGACGGCGCCACCCGCAGATCCCGAGCCGCCGGCACCCAGGGCGGGCGTGGAGAGCGACGTGCACAGGTAATAGGACTTGCTCTTCTCCATCTTGCGTAGCGGTTTGATCTCGATCTCGATGATGCCCGAGGTGCGGCGGTTGAGAATGATGTGGGGCAAGATGATGATGTCTGAGGTGCGGATGCCGCAGCGCTGGGGGCCGCTGTCCGGCTCCGGCGGCGCGGGGCCCCCCAGCCCGCGCTCCCCCGGGCTGTGGCGCCGCCGCTCGTGTTCGGTGAAGGCGATGCGGGACCACGTCTCGTTGTTGATGTTCTGCCCGTACACCCGCAGCTTGACCCGGGTCCGTTCGCTCACCCGCAGCGCCCCCCCTTCCATGAACGACACGTCGTTCGTGTCCTCCAGCCGCAGCCCGATGATCACCGTCTCCTCGTTCTCGCCCACCGCTGCGCAGCCGCCCGCGCCGCAGCAGCAGCTCAGCAGGAGCAGCGGCAGCAGCCGCACCGCAGCCGCCTGCAGGACCCCCCGGCCGCGGGCGCTGAGGCTGCGGCGCGCCGCCATCTTCCAAGAGGGCAGTGCGGCGGCTGCCTGCCCGCCCGCCATCTTTACTTTGGGTTCACAAGCGCCACAGCCAATCATAGGGTGGCTGCTCCAGCTGCGGCTTCATCCTTTCCACCCGGCGGCGCGAGCGCAGGTACCTGCCCCTGGGCGAGACTGCAACTGAGCGTCCGCGGCCAGTGCTCAGCAGTTCGCCTCCCTGACTGACACTGACTCGACCTCGGCCAGCTGAGGAACCCCGAGGCTCGCgggaggggacagagggagggagaggagcaccGGCTGCTCCCGCGAGAGGCAGGCCCACCGGCCAATCACAAGCGGGCGCCCGCCCTCCCAGCCAGGGGGCTGGAATGGGGGCGTGACCGTGTGCCGTTCCGCGAACCAATGGCAAGGTAAATGGGTGGGGCGATGAGAGCCACCGTCCCCCTCTGCACGCCAAGTTTCCAACTGAAAGGCGCGTGACTCTTGTGTATGTGCGAGGGGAGGGGGCGTGGCCAGCTGGGACTCGAGAGCCAGTCAAAGATGAGAGTTGTAGGAAAGGGGCGTGGCCTCCGTCCTGCTGCCAATGGGAAGGAGCCGTCCCCGGGGCCCGCGCTCCCCGGGGGACCCTGTAATAGATCCGGGAGCCTGGACCGGTCGGGTTTGGATAAAGCCCTGCGGCGCAAGGCGGCAGGTTCCCGATGCACTGGCTTGCTGGCTCTGCAGTTGTCAGTTCGTAGGCAGAAAGCCGCAGCGCCCTCCTGCCCCGGAGGCCCGAGAAGACAACTAGAGGCGGCTTGGGATGCACACAGCCTAAAAAGCCGGGGCACCGGCCGCTGTCCCCAACTCTACGTGCGCGGCGCTCCGCTGGGGTAAGCGGCGTCGGTGGCCCAGGCAGAGCTGCAGACCAGCAGTCCTCGCGCCTCAAGACTCCTAGGGTACTCGCTGTCTGCGGCTCGCGATCACATGGCGCCACCTGCGGGCCGCACGAGCGCCCTGCAACGCTTTCCAGGTCCGCGGCATATCCCAAAAGGTGTACAGAAAGTTACGGATGGGGCGGTCAGAGGGACAGTTCCCCAAATTTGCTAGTCATAGAACCCCTACATATTATCACTAAAAGTATATACTTCCTAGACCCTTTCTCATATTTACAGAGTGGGAAGGGCCCCGAATATGTATTCCCAACAGGAACCCAGGCAAGTTAAGGAAATGGGAGGGCGGCAAGCATCCCATCCTAAACCGACCCACAGAGGCTCGTTCTTAATCACACTGGCCAAACTCTGCTAGGGTCATAGAAGAGCAAAAAGTTCTGGAAACCTAGCTCCCCAGTACTCCCAACGTCACCTGGAGGTGACGAGGTAGCAAAGTAGCTGTCAAATTGATCTTTTCCTTGaaacttaaaacattaaaaatgtttgatGTTTCTCTACCTCTTTTGTATTCTACAAGCACATTCGCCCCTCGCCCCCGCTTCTATAAATGCGTCAAACATCTCTGATTAATTTCTGGTGTGAGTTATTTCTGAAATGATTGCAGTGGCCTCCTAACTGATCTTCCCTCTTCGACACCTGCTCCTTTCCCTTCTTAACCCAGCAGCAAGTGATCTTGTCCATGAGATTCTATATCTCCCTTGGCTGAAACACCTCCACTGGCTTCCCATCTCATCCTAGAAAAAGCCAAAGTACCTACATCATCCTAGTAGGCTCAAAGGTCTGCTACCTCCCATTACTTCTCAGACCTCATCACCTGCTGTTCTCCTAGTGGGAGGAGACAGATAATAAGCCAAATTAATTTCTCTCCAAGCTGTTTCTCCATCACTCCAGGGATTTTCCCCTGcgagcctttgcacttgctgtttgtTTCCTGGGCTTGGGGGCTCTCTTCCCCCAGATGTCAGCATAGCCTTTTTCACCTCCTTTAGTGCTTTGCTCAAAAACCATCTGATTTTAAACTTGTGGAAAACACTCCCTCTATGCCGcatctactttatttttcttcaaagcaaAGATCGCTTTCTAATACACTATGTAAATTATTGATTTGGTTTGTTATCTGTCTCCTTCCACTAGAActtaagctccctgagggcagaaaGTGTGTctgtttgttcactgctgtatcacAAGGGCCTAGAatagtagatatatagatatagatatatcacatacatatatacatatgtattatatttatatatatatatatatatatatatttttttttttttttgagagacagagtctcactctgtcacccaggctggagtgcagtggcacgatctcagttcactgcaacctccgcctcctaggttcaagggattctctcttgcctcagcttctctagtagctaggactacaggcatgcaccactatgcccagctaatttttgtattttcagtagagacggggtttcactatatgttggctaggctggtctcaaactcctggcctcaggtgatccacccacttgggcctcccaaagtgctaggattacaggcgtgagccaccatgcctggccctagatattctttattctttttaaaaaaacacaaaacaaggtctcactctgtcatccaggctggagtacagtggcacagtcatggctcactgcagtctccacttcctgggctcagcctcccaagtagctgggactaccagcacacgccaccacatctgcctaattttcttttaatttttagtagagacagggttttgccatgttcccaggctggtctcaaacttcttgcctcaagagatcctccttcctttgcttcccaaagtgctgggattacatgtatgagccaccgtgcccggccaatgatAGATATTCAAAACAATATATGTAGAAGGTTAAATAAGTGAAAGTATTCATTCtgattattttaaacaatgtCCTGAATCTAGTTTCCAGCCCATCCATTTATGATGCTGCTTCCCCTACCCCAAGTCTCATACtgctatatttgatttttttttttttttttttttttttgaggcggagtcttgctctgtcgcccggactggagtgaagtggccagatctcagctcactgcaagctccgcctcccgggttcacgccattctcctgcctcagcctcccgagtagctgggactacaggcacccgccacctcgcccggctagttttgtattttttttttttttttttagtagagatggggtttcaccgtgttagccaggatggtctcgatctcctgaccttgtgatccgcccgtctcggcctcccaaagtgctgggattacaggcttgagccaccgcgcccggcatactGCTATATTTGAACAGTAAGTTCAGATGAAGAAAACCACCTACAGGCTTGGCATGCATTTATAAGAATGGCATTATGGAAGTTtcgaaggaaaaaaatgatttttaaaaacatttggcaAAGGTTAAGGACAGACATGATCCTTCTAACTTAGTGGATTGAAAATGAAACCATTTTGACTTCATAAAAAGTGGAAATATTACAAATGTTTTTAAGGGAGCTAAGAGAGAAGACAGGCTCTCAAATGCTGAAAGTACACGTGTGGAATAGGAGTGAAGTGGGGGGAGGAGGAGCTTGCCAACCCTACAGACATTTCCTGTGCATTTCAGAGAAAGCTACAACAGGAAAATGTGACATTCAGCAATTTCGAAGCAAGTTAGAAATTCAGGACTTCATAGAAGAAAAAGGTCAGAAAAGGACACCCAGACAActtacaatattaaaaaaaaaaaaactcaaattcaCACAGAGGGTTGCTGAATGATCCTGGGTGGTTGGTGGGGGGTTATACTCTTCATGTATACTCAAAACACACAGAGCAATCTAGATGCCTAAGCCAAGTAATTGTTCCTTAGCAAGAGGGATCTTCCTTCAAGTTTGAAGGCTTTTTGGCTTCaggagtttctctctctcttttttttttttttttttttttgagacagagtttcgctcttgtcgcccaggctacagtgcagtgcagtggcatgatctcggctcactgcaacccctgcctcccaggttcaagcaattctcctgcctcagcctcccaagtagctgggattacaggcgcctgccaccacacctggctaattttttgtatttttttattagagacggggttttgccatgttgggcaggctggtctcgaactcctaacctcaggtgatccacctgcctcagcttcctaaagtgctgggattacaggtgtgagccaccgtgcccagccgttaCCCTCTCTTTAGTGAGGACCTGCTATAGAGCAGGCTTATAGTGACTTCCAGGGACTTCCCAGCTCATCTATTTGTTTAAATGGAGGGCACAGTCAACACCTGCCTCTAGGGATCTCTTCTGAAatctggaagaaaaacaaaaatgagactcTTGAATTATGATATTTCACCTCCATAAAGGGGGACAAAAGGCCCAAGATTGCTAAATGGTTGCTGCTGCTGCCCAATCCTATTTAAGTTCTGACggtctgaccttgggcaagtcatttagaTAAAGCCAGAACCACATACCTTCCCTAACTAACCCTCCCTTTCCAGAATCCTTTACTAGATACTAAAAGGGAAGGGTGACTTCAATTTTCTCACCTGCAAAAGATAAGCTCCTAAGTCTCCAGGTTCAGGGATTTGGAAGGCATTGCATCCAGACCTAAAACTCTTTTAAAGTTTGATGAGTTTGATTTTCTTAAAGATGGCAAGTAAAACACTAAATGTCATTCTACACATTTTGTTGCTCAACATAAAGCTGATTTTATAgagaagcttttcttttttccaaaaattgCCTACTTATACAAAGTATTCGTATTTATTGCTTCAACggtatcatttcttttttctttttagggaacagggtctcactctgttgcccaggctggagtgcagtggcacagtcatagctcactgcagcctcaaactcttgggctcaaactcaagcaatcttccttcctcagcctcctgagtagctgaagcTATAGGCACAAGCTAATGCATCAGGCTCCAACAACGACATTTTAATCACACCAAAACACAAGATcttggctggccatggtggctcatgcctgtaatcccacgactttaggaggccaaggcaggaggataatttgagcccaggagttcaagaccagtctgggcaacatagtatgacactgtctaccaaaaataaaatattagctgcgcatggtggcatgttcctgtagtcccaactactcaggaggctgaagtgggaggatcacttgagcccaggtgttcaaggctacagtgagccatgatcgtgccgctgtactccagcctgggtgacagagtgagaccctatctcaaaaaaaaaaaaaaaaaaaaaaaaaggttgggcatgatggttcacacctgtaatcccagcactttgggaagctgaggcaggcagatcaccagaggtcaggagttcaagaacagtctggccaacatggtgaaaacccatctctactaaaaatactaaaattagccaggtgtggtggtaggcgcctgtaatcccagctactcgggaggctgaggcaggagaatcacttgaacttgggaggcggagattgcagtgagccgagatggcaccactgcactccagcctgggtgacagtgagactgtctgaaacaaacaaacaaccccacaaGATCTGAGGAAACACAGGAACTAGGAAAATGCTGGAGTTAACCACACTTTCCACAGAGTCAAATCTGTATCAAATCTGTTTACCCTGAGAGGGATTTCTCTGAAGCAACACTATCCACTTGCTCAAATACATAGAACTCTTTTAGCTAAGGTTTTTTTtcacaacagttaaaaaaaaaaaaaaaagtaaaataaaatctgcaACACCATTTACCATCTCAAGAGGAGTTTTCAGGCCTCTTATTTAGGGCTTTCccgttttcctcctttttctaaatattttctgaacattGTTACTAggtagaagaagagaaaaatgtggcTTTTCGATGGAGTTGTGGGAAAAGCATCTTCTTTGAGAAGAGCGCCCCATGGTCCTTGGGTGCCGCTGTTCCTGGGAATGGGGCTGTCAGGTGCCCACATGGGAGGTCTTCTGTGCTCTGAGCTGTCACCCCCTCCCTTTCTCCACTGCTCCCTTGACTCTTCTGGGCTACTCAGAGAACAGCTCTGCTGCTAAAAGTCCACTGTTTGCCCTACCCCAGCACCCCTGCTCTCTGACTGCCAAGCCCTGCCACTGTGGGATTTTCTAGAATCTTCTAGAATGTTCTTTATGCCTGGTTCTTCCAGCTGGAGGCTCTTCCAGCTGGAGGCTCTGCTGTGGACAAGGGTGTAAGCAAGGCTCTGAGATTGGTTATCTTTATCACTGTGACTAAAACACTCAACCCAGGTCATGCTTTTAGGGAAACAGTtcacttccatatttttaaaatgttgaaccaTATGAATATTACCTAttcaaaaaactaatttaaaactACATTTGGGGAGTGAGAAACAGGTGGGAAATAAAGAAGACTCTGACAGGAGGATGGTAATTAGGAATAAGATGTCAGGAAAACAAATAGGTCCTGAATGTCCAATTCTGAGTCCTCCCATAAGACTCAGACCTGCATGGCGCTGACACCAGAGCTTCCATTTATTACTCTAGTCATAAAATATCAGCTTTCCCATACCAGCTGAGCTCCTTCCCGTggtcttttctccacagcctctgaAGTAGGGCTAAAATTCGACTCCAATAAGTCAAATCCCCCCATCCAAAGACAAAACAACATGTCAGTcgggaaaaaaaacacaaaaccaaaccacCCCTATTTTTAGTTCCTCTGAGATAcctatcttttttatattttaacaccTCTGCTGGCAGGaacctatttattttaaatatcactaAACTGAAGATTTAACTTATTTGTTCCCATTTATTA
The window above is part of the Rhinopithecus roxellana isolate Shanxi Qingling chromosome 11, ASM756505v1, whole genome shotgun sequence genome. Proteins encoded here:
- the CNNM2 gene encoding metal transporter CNNM2 isoform X1, with the protein product MIGCGACEPKVKMAGGQAAAALPSWKMAARRSLSARGRGVLQAAAVRLLPLLLLSCCCGAGGCAAVGENEETVIIGLRLEDTNDVSFMEGGALRVSERTRVKLRVYGQNINNETWSRIAFTEHERRRHSPGERGLGGPAPPEPDSGPQRCGIRTSDIIILPHIILNRRTSGIIEIEIKPLRKMEKSKSYYLCTSLSTPALGAGGSGSAGGAVGGKGGSGVAGLPPPPWAETTWIYHDGEDTKMIVGEEKKFLLPFWLQVIFISLLLCLSGMFSGLNLGLMALDPMELRIVQNCGTEKEKNYAKRIEPVRRQGNYLLCSLLLGNVLVNTTLTILLDDIAGSGLVAVVVSTIGIVIFGEIVPQAICSRHGLAVGANTIFLTKFFMMMTFPASYPVSKLLDCVLGQEIGTVYNREKLLEMLRVTDPYNDLVKEELNIIQGALELRTKTVEDVMTPLRDCFMITGEAILDFNTMSEIMESGYTRIPVFEGERSNIVDLLFVKDLAFVDPDDCTPLKTITKFYNHPLHFVFNDTKLDAMLEEFKKGKSHLAIVQRVNNEGEGDPFYEVLGIVTLEDVIEEIIKSEILDETDLYTDNRTKKKVAHRERKQDFSAFKQTDSEMKVKISPQLLLAMHRFLATEVEAFSPSQMSEKILLRLLKHPNVIQELKYDEKNKKAPEYYLYQRNKPVDYFVLILQGKVEVEAGKEGMKFEASAFSYYGVMALTASPVPLSLSRTFVVSRTELLAAGSPGENKSPPRPCGLNHSDSLSRSDRIDAVTPTLGSSNNQLNSSLLQVYIPDYSVRALSDLQFVKISRQQYQNALMASRMDKTPQSSDSENTKIELTLTELHDGLPDETANLLNEQNCVTHSKANHSLHNEGAI
- the CNNM2 gene encoding metal transporter CNNM2 isoform X2; this translates as MIGCGACEPKVKMAGGQAAAALPSWKMAARRSLSARGRGVLQAAAVRLLPLLLLSCCCGAGGCAAVGENEETVIIGLRLEDTNDVSFMEGGALRVSERTRVKLRVYGQNINNETWSRIAFTEHERRRHSPGERGLGGPAPPEPDSGPQRCGIRTSDIIILPHIILNRRTSGIIEIEIKPLRKMEKSKSYYLCTSLSTPALGAGGSGSAGGAVGGKGGSGVAGLPPPPWAETTWIYHDGEDTKMIVGEEKKFLLPFWLQVIFISLLLCLSGMFSGLNLGLMALDPMELRIVQNCGTEKEKNYAKRIEPVRRQGNYLLCSLLLGNVLVNTTLTILLDDIAGSGLVAVVVSTIGIVIFGEIVPQAICSRHGLAVGANTIFLTKFFMMMTFPASYPVSKLLDCVLGQEIGTVYNREKLLEMLRVTDPYNDLVKEELNIIQGALELRTKTVEDVMTPLRDCFMITGEAILDFNTMSEIMESGYTRIPVFEGERSNIVDLLFVKDLAFVDPDDCTPLKTITKFYNHPLHFVFNDTKLDAMLEEFKKGKSHLAIVQRVNNEGEGDPFYEVLGIVTLEDVIEEIIKSEILDETDLYTDNRTKKKVAHRERKQDFSAFKQTDSEMKVKISPQLLLAMHRFLATEVEAFSPSQMSEKILLRLLKHPNVIQELKYDEKNKKAPEYYLYQRNKPVDYFVLILQGKVEVEAGKEGMKFEASAFSYYGVMALTASPGENKSPPRPCGLNHSDSLSRSDRIDAVTPTLGSSNNQLNSSLLQVYIPDYSVRALSDLQFVKISRQQYQNALMASRMDKTPQSSDSENTKIELTLTELHDGLPDETANLLNEQNCVTHSKANHSLHNEGAI